One Oncorhynchus keta strain PuntledgeMale-10-30-2019 chromosome 34, Oket_V2, whole genome shotgun sequence genomic window, cacccccggacagggccaaacaggaaggatataaccccacccacttttccaaagcacagccgccacaccactagagggatatcttcaaccaccaacttaccatccttagacaaggccgagtatagcccacaaagatctccgccacggcacaacccagagggggggcgccaacccagacgggaagatcacatcagtgactcaacccactcaagtgacgcacccctcctagggacagtatgagccctagtaagccagtgactcagcccctgtaatagggttagaggcagagaatcccagtggaaagaggggaactggccaggcagagacagcaagggcggttcgttgctccagagcctttccgttcaccttcacactcctgggccagactacactcaatcatatgattGTTTATTCATAAGCGATGACATTTCCTTTCACATATTTAGGTATAGACAAGCTGCTTTTAGCAACGCTAGCGTTGCTGGGAATTAGCTTGCAAAAAACCTGACTGGTCCGCCAGAAGATAAATACAATTCATTTCAATTTACTCTGTCGATTGTCTGTAGGCTTTGTCCTTATGCAGGGGGTGAATTTGTTAGAGAAAAAATACATCTATTGGAACGTTTAATTAACCAGCATTTCCAaatgtgggtctgttacagaccCATGCAGTTCCTCAGCGAGGTCAGTTTCTCTCTGCTTACATGTCAAAATAAAAATCCCCAACAAGATCTTGCTTTTTTTGTGTGCATGTATGTCACACGTGcaggacttttattttgacatTAAGTAAGCGCAGAGGATGAAGTAAGTGCAGAGGAAGTGGGTCTACAACAGTATGTTTATTTTGTTCAATTAGATGTTTTTCTCAATTTCCCCCAGTATAAGGTTTAATCTTAAGGACAATCGGCAGGGTAAGtttaaatataattttatttAACCTCTGGCTTCCAGCGgactatcaatcaaatgtatttataaagccctttttacatcagccgatgtcacaaagtgctgtacagaaacccagcctaaaaccccaaacagcaagcaatgcaaatgtagaagtacggtggctcggaaaaactccctagaaaggccagaaccttggaagaaacctagaggaaccaggctctgaggggtggccagtcttcttctggctgtgccaggtggagattataacagaacatggccaagatgttaatagatgaccagcagggtcagataataaatggttgtagagggtgcaacaggtcagcacctcgggagtaaatgtcagttggcttttcatagcagaGCATTCAGagttcgagacagcaggtgcggtagagagagtccgggacaaggtagcacgtccagtgaacaggtcagggttccatagccataggcagaacagttgaaactggagcagcagaatgaccaggtgaactggggacagcaaggagtcaaaaggccaggtagtcctgaggcatggtcctagggctcaggtcctctgagaagagagaattagagggagcatatttaaattcacacagtacaccagataagacatgagaaatactccagatataacagtctgaccctagccccccgacacaaacttattgcagcataaatactggagactgagacaggaggggtcgggagacactgtgaccCTGTCAGACGATACcaccagacagggccaaacaggcaggatataacctcaCCCGCTTTGCCAAggcatagcccccacaccactagagagatatcttcaaccaccaacttactaccctgagacaaggagtatagcccacgaacccgaggggggcgccaacccggacaggaagatcacgtcagtgactcaacacactcaagtgacgcacccctcctagggacagcatggaagaacaccagtaagccagtgactcagcccctgtaatagggttagaggcagaaaatcccagtggagacaggggaaccggccaggcaagggaagttcgtcgctccagtgccttaccgttcaccttcacacccctgggctagactacactcaatcataggacctactgaagagatcagTCTTAAagtcaataaagacttaaaggtcgagaccgagtcttCATCTCTcacattccataaaaatggagctctataggagaaagccttgcctccagctgtttgcttagaaattctagggacagtaaggaggcctgcatcttgtgactgtagcgtatgtgtaggtatgttcggcaggaccaaatcggaaagatgggtaggagcaagccaacatgtaatgctttgtaggttagcagtaaaatcttgaaatcagcccttgccttaacaggaagccagtgtagagaggctagcactggagtaatatgataaaatgttttggttctaatcaagattctagcagccgtgtttagcactacgtttatttagtgctttatccgggtggTTGGACAGTTCAGCATTGCAGTAgcctaatctagaagtgacaaaagtatggatacatttttctgcattcTTTTTTgacaaagtttctgatttttgcaatgttacgaagatggaaaaagGTTGTCCTTTTAAATATTCTTTATCTTCGTCAAAAGATAGATCAGGaaccagagtaacgctgaggtccttcacggttttatttgagatgactgtagaaccatcaagattaattgtcagatccaaaagatctctctctttctttggacctagaactagcatctgcctggcctgcaccctatctcattgtggagttagagccctgtctatgttcatagatcagatgagagcacccctccagctagtgGTGAGCTTctggtgagtcccagaaagaggtccaattatctacaaattctatatttTGTGAGGGGCAGAAAACGGTTTCAAccagttgtgagactctgctgtggagctcatcactccccctgaCTGGGTGGGGggcagagacaattactcgatgccgacatctttctagctgatttaaaCGCTTAAGCTAtattgcgcttggtgatctctgactgtttcatcctaacatcattggtgccgacgtggataacaatatccctatacgctctacactcgccagttttagccttagccagtaccattttcagattagccttagcatcggtagccctgccccctggtaaacagtgtatgatcactGGATTATTAGTTTTAAATCTAATACTACGGTAATGGaatcgccaatgactagggtgttcaatttgtcagagctaatggtgggaggcttcggcgtctcagaccccgtaacgggaggagtagagacaagagaaggctcggcctctgacccgttgcttaatggggaaaaccgggtGAAaatttctgtcggctgaatgagcgacaccggttgagcattcctacagcatttcctttcAGAAGCCTTGAGAAAGTTGTCAGGTTGAGGGgactgtgcgaggggatttatactactcaCGTTATCTATACTTATTGGTGGTACAGTTTCATCCtttacttagcttcggctggtggaggtcctgtagaaccatgtccagataaagcgtccggggtGAAAAACTTGAATGAAAAAACGAGGTAAAAATATAAggcggtaattaaaaagtaaaagcCATAAAGTTGGCAGGTAGCAAAGAAACATTACAAACAAACCGCATGTAAACAAGTctacaagttgtgaccggaaatgataGCGTTTTTTTGCAAGATAATTCCTAGCATCACTAGTGTGGAAATACTAGCGTTGCCAAAAGCAGCTAGATATAGACTACCCGTTTCTAATGTGTTTATCTACTTATTCAGCAGAAGTAACGATTTGAAATTAGAATCTTAAATCCGTCAAAACGCAACAAATAGTCATGACTACATCATGACGCTTCCCTTTCCCTGCCATGTCTTTGCTATGCAAGTATGCGGAAGTTAACGTTGTCTAGCAGTAACTGGAAATAACTTTTTGTTACATAACACCAAGTTTGTCACAGACACACTTTTTTGGGTAGTCCAGCCATATTTTGATTTGCCTGGACCCCTGTCtgtttacctgtctgtctctacctccttcCGTTGGCTATTAGAAGTTCCGCCCCCCCCCCATAAAGGATCCATTAGTGACAATCAACATGTTTCAAATGCGGTCAAGCGTCGTTTGTGGTTTGATGATCAGTAGATGCCAATGTTTTGAGCATTAGCCTAACACACCATGAACATCACCTGTCTGTACATCAATAGGCTGCAGGCAAGGCAGACAGTGTTATTGCAAATCACGGTGCTGTTGTCATCTCCACTCTGTCTGGTTGTGTTGTTTTTAGTTTCCCAGTTACTGTTATTGTATGGAGTTACAAGCAAGGTCTCAATTTTGTCTTTCATAAGATATGAACTCTACTCTATGTTATGACTGGTGTATGTGTGTCCTGTcaatctgtgtctgtctctctcgccgaGTAGATGCAGACAATAAAGTGTGTAGTGGTGGGGGACGGAGCTGTAGGAAAGACCTGTCTACTAATCTCCTACACAACCAACAAGTTCCCCTCAGAATACGTACCTACGGTAAGAGGTGGGCGGGGGAGGGTGTAAGTAGGGGCAAACAAGTCACACCCTGAACACTGTGGAGGTCAGTGGGGTGATGTCCAGAGAGCTGAGTGGGAGGGGAGAATGGGCTTTAACACCTTAACGTTTAGCTTATTGATTTACATTTGCTTCATGAAATAATTAAAGATGGGTAACATCCCTTGAACTTTTTTACTAATTCTTTTGTGTGTCTCATGTGTGCAGGTGTTTGATAATTATGCAGTGACGGTGATGATCGGAGGGGAACCCTACACACTTGGGCTTTTTGACACAGCAGGTAATCTGTCTTTGTCTGTCAATTTAAGCTTTTATGTCTGTACCTCCTTCTGTTAAGCAGTCACTGTGCTACAACTCAATCCTAGTCTGCTTTAGTTCATTCTTGAGAACATATGATGTCTTGTAAATGCAACTCAACCAGTTGAATCGTTCAATATCACATTAGTTTCATTGTCACCGCGTTCTCTCCCTCTGATTGGTCGTCTCAGGTCAGGAGGATTACGATAGGCTGCGACCTCTCAGCTACCCACAGACGGACGTCTTCCTCGTCTGTTTCTCCTGCGTCTCACCCTCATCCTTTGAGAATGTCCGAGAGAAGGTCGGTGTTGGTCTCTGAGTCGCCACACCTCAACTTTTTACCTTGTATTATTACCCATAGAGAAACTTCTAGATGATGGATCTGAACCCTTTCCTTAGCCACTTCACCTTCTGTTATGGCAGAAGATCTCCCAAAGCCCATTGGAAGGCTATGTGAAGTCATCCTCATATTGCTTACATCTGgaatgggcaactttgatggggccGCAGTGGCACATGGGTCTGTGTACCCACATCCATTTCaacacatgcagtcagagccaGCCATAGCCTTTCGGGGGCCCTAAGTTGTCTTGCGAGCAAAACTTTGAAGTTTTAGTttaatttcctgaaattctacacattttgccacagAGTGTAGATAAAATGTTGTAGTTTTAAATTAAGTTTGCttcaattctatacattttgccatggggcagagagaagatTTTACAATTTTAGTactcatttcatgcaattctactaattTTGCCATGGGTTGGAGAGAAGAACGTGTAGTTTTACAGCAAATGTTCTTAAATTCTACACACTTTGCCATAgtgtggagagaaatgtttgcagtttttaatatgatatctgagtgagcgTGACAATTTAATGGGGCCCTCCCGGTCGGTaattcggccatgattactacagatggctagactaatttaccattCTAAATTGACCAATCTTAGCTAATTCAGTGGCTGTAAGTGACTAACATAACACAATAAACTTCTGATTCACAACCATATTTCAATATTGTATTATACTAttgtaactctcaacagtaagttgagaccccgaatGAGTtcctaaaaaaaatatatatatatttttaaaactaaTTTTGGGAAATTGATCCGCGGCCCTCCAGTTGCCCATTCCTGGCTTACATCTATCTCTGTTGATATCTACAAACAGAATGGCTAGGGGCTAGCTcagggtaaaaaaaaagaagaaagagCATGCACTTGTCTTGTCCTACTAGCACTCACTTTGCTGAAAAATGTATTTACTACGACTGAGGTGtgtgtggttgtctcaccttgcTATTTTAAGATTAATCTAACTGTAACtctgtctggataagagcgtctgctgaatgactaaaaTGAAAAAATGATTTTGAATTGAGCATATGAACTGATTCTGTACACACTTTGACCTCTGTGTATCCTTCGACCCCTGTAGTGGGTTCCAGAGATCTCCCATCACTGTCCTCGTACACCCTTCCTGTTGGTCGGCACCCAGGTGGATCTGAGGGACGACAGCAACACTGTGGAGAAGCTGGCCAAGAACAAACAGCGGCCCCTGTCCCCTGAGAGCGGAGACAAGCTGGCCCGGGACCTCCGGGCCGTCAAATATGTGGAGTGCTCTGCCCTCACGCAGGTAAGGGGCCAAGGATTATGATGATACATTATTAGAGGGAAAAAGAGCTGATAAGGACCCATGGTGGCTGAAACATTgctgtacttcacaaaataggttAGAATACATTTATAAACCATGaaaagtcaatgcaaactctccctctctcctctctctctcagagggggCTGAAGAATGTGTTTGACGAGGCCATCCTGGCAGCTTTGGAACCTCCTGAGACTAAACCCAAGAAACGCTGTGTCCTGTtataaagggaggaggagagaaggagtggtaGAGGGACAGGGTTAAGAATAGGCGAGTTGGCTACAAATAAGAGAAGCAGATCAACAGCTTGAAAAAGGACAACAAACAGTGAAAAGGAAGGAGATGAAATGGCATCGAGACTCCGATACATTCATGCACTGTGCCTTCTTAATATGTATTGAAAAATGGAGAGGAGAGCGAAATTTGGTCTTTCAAGTAAAGAATACAAGAGAACTTTCATCTAGTCTCCTTCTCCAGATACACTTTAGACATCTGAAGTGTTTACCCTAACATTACTTCTGTGGGGCGGGCTCTCCTACCCGCCCGTCCTGTTGCCTTTGTGCCTAgcttaaattaaataaatacctTGGGGAAACACTTAATTGACATTTTCTTTTGTTGCTACtttgaggagagagggggagaacacaAGATTTGTTTCCACTCCCGACCAGGCTAGCATGCTGGAATGGTCACTTTTTCTTTTGGGACACACCAAGTGCATTTTCGCCTCAGATTTTACTGCCTTCTGAAGGCAACACAGAActgaatatatattattttttatctCTTTTTGTGTCATGTATGATGTATTAATTTTATAATTTTCTTTTGGGAAATTCTTAGCGTATATTATATTCTTTTGGGAGTaattaaaaacttttttttgcttGACTACCAACTTGATTGTGATTGGTTGATAGTATAACACATTAAGCTGTACTATTTTGATAATAACAATGATGGTGAGATTATAACCTTTTCCTAGTCAACTTCTGGATGTTTGTAATTGCAGAATGTTTTTAATAAAATAGTAACTGACACAGTTGGTCATTGAGTTAGTGTGTAATTCACATGATGGTATAGAGCACACATCATAGAAGAAACTGTAGTCAAAACAAGTTTATTTGACCAAGTCGACTGCAGAACACGAGCAATATGCATCACACTTGTTTTATTAGTGTTGGACTAAAGCAACATGGATGCAGACGGACTggggggagaggacaggtattCTCACTGGTAGAATCTGAGGGGCAGGAGGACGGGCCACAGGATGATTgatgtacaaataaataaaagacAGAATAGTGGAAAAAGACTCATGAATACAGTAAATGTATAAAGACTGCAACTACCTACTACAGTGGAATCATAAATACAGTAAATATATAAAGACCAACTACACTGAAATCAAGAATCATAAATACAGTAAATGTATAACGTTTGCAACTACCTACTATACTGAAATCAAATGCATTTAAGGAAAGGGCTGTAATAATTTCCCTGTTAATTGAGGTTAATTTCGGCTTTAAACGCTTTGTCAGTTTAATTGTGTGTGTGCTCGCTGGCTGTGTGCCATTATGATCTAGACAATCACCTACACAGTGTAGGACACTGACTTGCAATGTTGCATTATAGTTCCGTTTAGGTTGAAAGAGTACATCATGAGTGTTATATGTTCAATGGGAGTGTGAATATTGCTCTATGCAGGGAGTTTCCTTTCTCCATGCTtgttagtatctctactttcTGGCGTTAGAGGTAATAGGCGAGGTCATTCCACCCTTTCTGCCTTCCCTTGCAGAGGTTTCTGTCATAATGCACTGGCTTATACTATCCACACGGTTCTTGTCAGAGTCTTAAAGTGTATGTCAGGTCAGTTTTGTAGAACATGTCATCAAAGTGTTGTTCTACCACGTCTGGACAATGTTCTACAGCAGCGGTTCCCAACCTTTTCCCCCAGGGCCCCACTTTTCACATTTGAAAAATGTAACTTTGTTTAATTTCAGGGACCTAGGATTTTAGGTAGGCTATTTAATGATTataataataaaggaaaataaagTCTTCACCCGATTTCCCACAATGTTATTCCACTACCAAATATGTTATATTAAAATGTATATCAATCTCAATTTAATTATACATATTATATTTTACAGAATGTGAATAGATCAATTGATAGCGACAGAGTCACACATTGTATATgattacttcccaagcaaagtcCAATTTCTTTGACTCCTTGACTTTAGGTCTTAGCTCAGATTCTGAATGTCATGGAGACAAACCAAAGATATTCCTATATTCGCATCTCCCTCGGGCATTTTACCATTTATTTCTAGCCTAAAGCTTCACAGATGGATGCGTTGTTTCAGATAGGTATAAACAATTAAATATATAACCTAGTCAAGGAAGGTCCtgctccccccccctcccccaaagaAACATTGGCGCATCCTAGGTTGGGAACCCTGGTTCTAGAGTGTCTggtccacaggaggttggtggcaccttaactggggaagacgggctcgtggtaatggcagGAGCGGAATTAGTGGTATAGTATCAAACACAAGCCATTCCATTTACTTTGttccagccgttattatgagccgtcctcccctcagcagcctccacttgTCTGGCCGTTGTAGTAGTGTTCCAGAATGTCTGGACAGTGTTGTGTCTGTGTAGTGTTCTGGAGTGTCTGGGCTGTGTTCTAGAGTGTGTGCACAGGTGTAAGGTTCTTGCGTGTCTGCTCAGTGCTCTGGGTTCTGCATAGACTGGGTTCACTCTCGGCAGGTGTGGATCATCACTGTGTTCTTGCACTGCTGGCAGCGGACCGAGCAGCACCAGGAGAACTTACAGGAGCAGCGCTGCACCACCTCGGCCCGGCCTGCCCGGTACCCTGGCCCACAACACACCAGCTCACAGCCATCTGGGGCCAGCCGGGAGGTGCCTGGGAGGGGAGGATGTAGACGAGGTAGAGGAAAGGAAATAAGGATGTGAACATACAAAACAGCTTTATCCCAGTGCTGCTGATGTGACTGAATCTCACCGTTACAGCGTCGGCCGGCTGTCCCGGGGATCCCATTGTCGGGGTCGAGACGGCAGAAGTCTGGCGAGACAGCGAGGTACACCAGGTCCCTGGCGGCGGGAGGTTTGACCTGGGGGTCCCGGGGCAGCAGGGCTGTCCTGGAGCCGATACGGGACAGACGCACCTGGGTGAGTGGGGGTATTTGTTGAATGTTAGAGATTTTGAAAAGACTGGAAGCAGTAAAAAAAACGAATTTCCAATGGTTTGTCACCTATTAAATGAATAATGAAGATGATATCCCAAATATATGGCTGTACCTCTGTGGCTCCATCAAAGCGTTCCTTCAGCACGGCGCCGACGCGCCGAAATGGGGGCATGACTTTCCAGCAGGTCCTCAGCTCACATGATCCCGAGACACCATGACACTTACACTCCACCTGCATGTTATGGAGGATAGCCTGGGGATGGAGGAATGTAAAAGAACAATCAGGAAGTCAAAGGAAACAAGGAAAAAAGATGATAGAAGTGAAGattgatgatgtcatcagagTGCCCCACCGCCACCAACCTTCCGTCCAGCCTCGTTGTTATGGACATTCATGAGGGGTCGCCCTGTGGACATCCCCTTGGCACGCTCCGTCTCATCCACGAAGGTCTGGGAGAAGGCCACACCATATGACAGGTTATCACTGCACCCAGACCACTGGAAACCTGCAGGACAGACAGAAATATGTTGATAGCATCTGCACATTTTCCAATTATGTATTTCAAGACAATAGAGACAAAGTTTAactgacagacagaaagagagacagacatatagaccGATGTCTAGACACAAGCGTAGATAGAGGATCAGAGGCCCACACCCCAGACTCACCCTCGGGACTGACCCCTCTGACCTTCCTGTCGCAGCCACACCGCTCTAGCTCCCCCCGGCTGCAGCCTCGCGTCACTGCAACCGCTACCGCCGCCGAGGACAGGGCGTGCACAAAGGCTGCCTCACGGGTGCCTGGTTTATAGAAGAGTTCAAGACAGCAATTGAGTCATTTACCATGTCATCACATGTCCTTCTGATCTCAGCCATGTGGAATCAACGGTTACCAGCATGTTAATGACTGTGGTACAACCACAGATTTACAGTGGTAACTAGAGAGGCCCTGCTGTCCTCACCTTGGCTCATGACTCTACCGAACACGTTGACTCCACGTGGGGTGGTGGAGCAGTTCCAACGGCGATTACGAAACTGGTGCTGGCACTGATCAGACCAACAGCCAAGCCAATGGGACCAAGGGTTCGGGGTTCATATAGACAGGCAGATAGACATTTTACATAGGTGCTGAGGAGAGTGAACTTTGGTCAAACTGGTGCAATTGTTTAATACTTTACTGAGTACAGATGAGGGGATGTTAATGATGCTGGTtagaggaagaagaagatgaTCATAATAATTATAAATACAAATGATGAGGATGATTGAGGAGGTTAATGATGACACTCCTCCACACTGATTGATATGGATATCGGTTGAAGAAGATGATtttggtgatgatgatgttggagATGACTATAACAACAGCGCTGATGATGATGTTGAAGATGACTGTAACAACAGCGCTGATGATGATGTTGAAGATGACTGTAACAACAGCGCTGATGATGCTGATTGAAGATGATCTTGAGAAAGTCAATGGTTGATCTTAAAGAAACTCTTCCACACGGACTTCACTACTTTTGTAACACAACCGATGACAGTTCTGCCCCAGGCTCATACCTCCTCTATGACCATCTCGGCTGCCTTGCGCACAGACTCCATGACCTCTCCCCGCGCCCTGCACACCCCCACCTGCCCCACGGACAGTCCCCTCAGCTGCCCACAGGGGGCAGCACCCGACACGGGCCGCGAGCGCGGCATCCTCGccagggagctgagagagagaaagagagggagaggggacgatgccggagagagaggggaggggcagagggggagatagaggaagagaaagtggGGAGATGGGGATTGTGGGAGAGCGAGGGTATAAATGGCAAGAAGGGgtgagatagaggaagagaaggggcgAAAGAGCCAATGATGGGTGAAAGAGGAGAGAACACAGGGGACAGggtttcagagagagaaagagaaggaccgAGAAAGACCAGCAGACaaaagggacagagaagacacagtgaagggagggagagaggacaagagaaagaCCAGCAGACaaaagggacagagaagacacagtgaagggagggagagaggacaagagaaacACCAGCAGACaaaagggacagagaagacacagtgaagggagagaggacaagagaaagaCCAGCAGACaaaagggacagagaagacacagtgaagggagagagagaggacaagagaaagaCCAGCAGACaaaagggacagagaagacacagtgaagggagagaggacaagagaaacACCAGCAGACaaaagggacagagaagacacagtgaagggagggaggacaaGAGAAACACCAGTAGACaaaagggacagagaagacacagtgaagggagagagagaggacaagagaaagaCCAGCAGACaaaagggacagagaagacacagtgaagggagagaggacaagagaaacACCAGCAGACaaaagggacagagaagacacagtgaagggagggagagaggacaagagaaagaCCAGCAGACaaaagggacagagaagacacagtgaagggagggaggacaaGAGAAAGACCAGCAGACaaaagggacagagaagacacagtgaagggagagagagaggacaagagaaacACCAGCAGACaaaagggacagagaagacacagtgaagggagggagagaggacaagagaaacACCAGCAGACaaaagggacagagaagacacagtgaagggagagagagaggacaagagaaacACCAGCAGACaaaagggacagagaagacacagtgaagggagagagagaggacaagagaaacACCAGCAGACaaaagggacagagaagacacagtgaagggagggaggacaaGAGAAAGACCAGCAGACaaaagggacagagaagacacagtgaagggagggaggacaaGAGAAACACCAGCAGACaaaagggacagagaagacacagtgaagggagagagagaggacaagagaaacACCAGCAGACaaaagggacagagaagacacagtgaagggagagagagaggacaagagaaacACCAGCAGACaaaagggacagagaagacacagtgaagggagggaggacaaGAGAAAGACCAGCAGACaaaagggacagagaagacacagtgaagggagggagagaggacaagagaaacACCAGCAGACaaaagggacagagaagacacagtgaagggagggaggacaaGAGAAAGACCAGCAGACaaaagggacagagaagacacagtgaagggagggagagaggacaagagaaacACCAGCAGACcaaagggacagagaagacacagtgaagggagggagagaggacaagagaaagaCCAGCAGACaaaagggacagagaagacacagtgaagggagagaggacaagCGAAACACCAGCAGACaaaagggacagagaagacacagtgaagggagagaggacaagCGAAACACCAGCAGACaaaagggacagagaagacacagtgaagggagagagagaggacaagagaaacACCAGCAGACaaaagggacagagaagacacagtgaagggagagaggacaagCGAAACACCAGCAGACaaaagggacagagaagacacagtgaagggagagaggacaagCGAAACACCAGCAGACaaaagggacagagaagacacagtgaagggagagagagaggacaagagaaacACCAGCAGACaaaagggacagagaagacacagtgaagggagagaggacaagCGAAACACCAGCAGACaaaagggacagagaagacacagtgaagggagagagagaggacaagagaaagaCCAGCAGACaaaagg contains:
- the LOC118374225 gene encoding protein Wnt-4, which translates into the protein MPTVSAVNLTAQLLLLLLWATHPTMATNWLSLARMPRSRPVSGAAPCGQLRGLSVGQVGVCRARGEVMESVRKAAEMVIEECQHQFRNRRWNCSTTPRGVNVFGRVMSQGTREAAFVHALSSAAVAVAVTRGCSRGELERCGCDRKVRGVSPEGFQWSGCSDNLSYGVAFSQTFVDETERAKGMSTGRPLMNVHNNEAGRKAILHNMQVECKCHGVSGSCELRTCWKVMPPFRRVGAVLKERFDGATEVRLSRIGSRTALLPRDPQVKPPAARDLVYLAVSPDFCRLDPDNGIPGTAGRRCNGTSRLAPDGCELVCCGPGYRAGRAEVVQRCSCKFSWCCSVRCQQCKNTVMIHTCRE
- the LOC118374223 gene encoding cell division control protein 42 homolog, producing the protein MQTIKCVVVGDGAVGKTCLLISYTTNKFPSEYVPTVFDNYAVTVMIGGEPYTLGLFDTAGQEDYDRLRPLSYPQTDVFLVCFSCVSPSSFENVREKWVPEISHHCPRTPFLLVGTQVDLRDDSNTVEKLAKNKQRPLSPESGDKLARDLRAVKYVECSALTQRGLKNVFDEAILAALEPPETKPKKRCVLL